In Candidatus Roseilinea sp., one DNA window encodes the following:
- the trpS gene encoding tryptophan--tRNA ligase: MTNNIVFSGIQPTGDMHIGNYFGAVVNYVRLQNTGVYRTIYCVVDLHAMTVPYEPAMLRKNTEQMFIDLLACGLDPDKSIIFVQSMVPEHTELAWIFGCVCSYGDLTRQTQFKEKSEQLEGKQDAFISAGLFTYPVLQAADILLYRAANVPVGQDQKQHLELSRTIANRFNTQFGEYFPEPEMLATETPKILSLNEPTKKMSKSLGPKSYVGLFEDEKTVRSKVRAAVTDTGEAGTPLGEGARNLLGLLRACGKHDQAEAFEREYASGNRRYAPLKDAVADALVELTSGLRARREAIGADRERVRRMMREGAEKARDIARVTMRDVRKLTGLPAHEA, translated from the coding sequence ATGACCAACAACATCGTCTTCTCCGGCATCCAGCCGACCGGCGACATGCACATCGGCAACTACTTTGGCGCAGTGGTGAACTACGTGCGGCTGCAGAATACCGGCGTCTATCGCACCATCTACTGCGTCGTGGACTTGCATGCGATGACTGTGCCCTACGAGCCGGCCATGTTGCGCAAGAACACCGAGCAGATGTTCATTGACCTGTTGGCATGTGGCCTCGACCCGGACAAGTCCATCATCTTCGTGCAGTCTATGGTGCCCGAGCACACCGAGCTGGCGTGGATCTTCGGGTGCGTATGTTCATACGGCGACTTGACGCGCCAAACGCAGTTCAAGGAGAAGAGTGAGCAACTCGAAGGCAAGCAGGACGCCTTCATCTCCGCCGGCCTGTTCACTTACCCGGTGTTGCAAGCAGCCGACATTCTGCTGTATCGCGCAGCGAATGTGCCGGTGGGCCAGGATCAGAAACAACACCTGGAACTATCGCGCACCATTGCCAACCGCTTCAACACGCAATTCGGCGAATACTTCCCCGAGCCGGAGATGCTGGCCACCGAGACGCCGAAAATTCTCTCACTCAACGAGCCGACCAAGAAGATGAGCAAGAGCCTCGGCCCGAAGTCCTACGTTGGGTTGTTCGAAGACGAGAAGACGGTGCGCAGCAAGGTGCGCGCCGCAGTGACGGACACCGGCGAGGCCGGCACGCCGCTGGGCGAAGGCGCGCGCAACCTGCTCGGGCTGCTGCGCGCATGTGGCAAGCACGACCAGGCCGAGGCGTTCGAGCGGGAGTATGCCTCGGGCAACCGCCGCTATGCGCCGCTGAAAGATGCCGTCGCCGACGCGCTGGTGGAGCTGACGAGCGGCCTGCGCGCGCGTCGCGAAGCGATCGGCGCCGACCGCGAGCGCGTCCGCCGGATGATGCGCGAGGGCGCGGAGAAGGCACGGGACATCGCGCGCGTCACGATGCGGGATGTGCGGAAACTCACCGGCCTGCCGGCTCACGAAGCGTAG
- a CDS encoding peptide ABC transporter permease, with translation MPGSTRASNIGDAPALLRTHDDVAQMRPAQATGYAGLIWRRFVAHRLAIIGVILLGAFVLLAIFVPWLSPYSPSEPDLFNQLAPPSLQHPLGTDSLGRDVLTRLLYGARVSLAVGVLSSLISVVIGVSVGAVAGYYGGRVDDALMRLVDLLLAFPAIFLLLILFATIQRSLAIVILFLGLFGWLYLARVVRGEILSLRERDFITAARALGASHWHLIARHLVPNVTGAIVVTFTLDVAINMLAEGTLSFLGFGVPDSTPTWGNMLNGAASYYTRAPLLTIAPGLAITLAVLAVNFIGDGLRDALDPRG, from the coding sequence ATGCCTGGCTCGACCCGCGCATCAAATATCGGTGACGCACCGGCGTTGCTACGCACCCATGACGATGTGGCGCAAATGCGACCGGCCCAGGCGACCGGCTACGCGGGGCTGATCTGGCGCCGGTTCGTCGCCCATCGGTTGGCCATCATCGGCGTGATCCTGCTGGGCGCATTCGTGCTACTGGCAATCTTCGTCCCCTGGCTCTCGCCCTACAGCCCGAGCGAACCAGATCTGTTCAATCAGCTTGCTCCGCCCTCACTGCAACATCCGCTCGGCACCGACTCGCTCGGCCGCGACGTGCTGACGCGGTTGCTGTATGGGGCGCGGGTATCGCTGGCCGTCGGTGTGTTGTCGTCGCTCATCTCGGTCGTGATCGGCGTCAGCGTCGGTGCAGTCGCCGGCTACTACGGCGGACGTGTGGACGATGCGCTGATGCGGCTGGTAGATCTGCTGCTGGCCTTTCCGGCCATCTTCCTGCTGCTGATCTTGTTCGCCACGATTCAGCGTTCGTTGGCGATCGTGATCCTGTTCCTCGGCCTATTCGGCTGGCTTTACCTGGCGCGCGTGGTGCGCGGCGAGATTCTATCGCTGCGCGAGCGCGATTTCATCACGGCGGCGCGTGCCTTGGGCGCAAGCCATTGGCACCTGATCGCGCGGCATCTGGTGCCGAACGTGACCGGCGCGATCGTCGTCACATTCACGCTCGATGTGGCGATCAACATGCTGGCCGAAGGCACGCTTAGCTTTCTGGGCTTCGGGGTGCCGGACTCGACGCCGACGTGGGGCAACATGCTGAACGGCGCAGCCAGCTACTACACGCGCGCGCCGCTGCTGACCATCGCGCCCGGCCTGGCCATCACGCTGGCTGTGCTCGCAGTGAACTTCATCGGCGATGGGTTGCGGGACGCGCTCGATCCGCGCGGGTGA
- a CDS encoding ABC transporter permease — protein sequence MLGAAPLLIGISLVSFIFLHAMPGGPDALLARNSRMSAEQLAKVRRSLGLDQPLPVQYVRWFTNILRGDFGLSFTQFRPVSQIIGERIPHTLRLVVPAIALSIALALAGGVISAVWRYSFADHIISGLSFLGLAMPVFWFGLMMQLLFSVQLGWLPSADMTSGDGGVITSAKHLVMPVITLAIGTVAGWSRYVRASTLEVFGQDFVRTARAKGLSERLVITRHALRNALIPFVTVVAIDIPFFLTGAVVTETIFSWPGLGRLFFDALRARDYTVLMGLLVYAAILIVIFNIIADLLYAWLDPRIKYR from the coding sequence ATGCTTGGTGCGGCGCCCTTGCTGATCGGCATCTCGCTGGTGTCGTTCATCTTCCTGCACGCCATGCCCGGCGGGCCGGACGCGCTGCTGGCGCGCAATAGCCGCATGAGCGCCGAACAACTCGCCAAAGTGCGGCGCAGCCTCGGCCTCGACCAGCCCTTGCCGGTGCAGTATGTGCGCTGGTTCACCAACATCCTGCGCGGCGACTTCGGCCTGTCGTTCACGCAGTTCCGGCCGGTGTCGCAGATCATCGGCGAGCGCATCCCGCATACGCTGCGCCTGGTGGTTCCGGCCATCGCGCTTTCGATCGCGTTGGCGCTGGCTGGCGGCGTCATCTCCGCCGTGTGGCGTTATAGCTTCGCCGACCACATCATCAGCGGGTTGTCGTTCCTGGGGTTGGCCATGCCGGTGTTCTGGTTCGGGTTGATGATGCAGTTGTTGTTCTCGGTGCAACTGGGCTGGCTGCCCAGCGCCGACATGACCAGCGGCGACGGCGGTGTGATCACCAGCGCCAAGCATCTCGTGATGCCGGTGATCACGCTGGCCATCGGCACCGTGGCCGGCTGGAGCCGCTACGTGCGCGCCTCGACGCTCGAAGTGTTCGGGCAGGACTTCGTGCGCACGGCGCGCGCCAAGGGACTCTCTGAGCGGCTGGTGATCACGCGCCACGCGCTACGCAACGCGCTCATTCCATTCGTGACGGTCGTCGCCATTGACATCCCATTCTTCCTCACCGGCGCCGTCGTCACCGAGACGATCTTCAGTTGGCCTGGCCTGGGCCGGCTGTTCTTCGACGCGCTGCGTGCACGCGACTATACGGTGTTGATGGGATTGTTGGTGTATGCCGCCATCCTCATCGTCATCTTCAACATCATCGCCGACTTGTTGTATGCCTGGCTCGACCCGCGCATCAAATATCGGTGA
- a CDS encoding peptide-binding protein, which translates to MNRPTFASLSRVSTIVLASALIAACAAPAASPVAQPPATRPPSTGNSIVVAKVEEPETLNPYITQLVTSFDVLSGVMEGLMDFDTNQVLQPQLAESYQISDDGLTYTFKLRRGVTWHDGQPFTAADVVATWKIIMDETFAAFSTLGWDKITAIETPDDHTVVMKTSERYAPFMSYVAVTAISPKHLIEKGVDWFKQEFGRRPIGTGPYKLTRWETGQFIELEKFADYWGGAPKLDKVIIKIVPDDNTLMVQLTTGEVQLTDAVSAARIEEARKLPNSVVLTRDGLEWTHMDLKNIGFLMDKRVRQALDYATPKQQIVDRLLGGLATISIGDQAPGTPYFNPNIKPRPYDLQAAARLLEEAGFKKNVQGILEKDGQPFVIEHWIVAGDQLNKQIQQVIAASWRQLGIDVQEREEDIKTIWGPNGYQFTQAMTAGMYSWTNANDPDNMFYWHSSQIPSDPTGTGGNLPAYFNPYEQQAKIDELTAAGAAEIDPEKRKQIYWQIQELLFEETPVIFMYWPKRIYVAPKNLTGFNPNTFNFLLWDVENWAFAN; encoded by the coding sequence ATGAACCGTCCGACGTTCGCATCCCTCAGCCGCGTTTCAACGATCGTCCTTGCTTCGGCGCTGATCGCGGCCTGTGCCGCCCCGGCTGCGTCGCCTGTGGCGCAGCCACCGGCAACCCGCCCGCCCTCGACGGGCAACAGCATCGTCGTCGCCAAGGTCGAGGAGCCGGAGACGCTCAACCCGTACATCACCCAGCTCGTCACGAGCTTCGATGTGCTCTCGGGCGTGATGGAAGGGTTGATGGACTTCGACACCAACCAAGTGTTGCAACCGCAATTGGCCGAGTCTTATCAGATCTCCGATGACGGCCTGACCTATACCTTCAAGCTGCGCCGGGGCGTGACATGGCATGACGGCCAGCCGTTCACCGCAGCCGACGTCGTGGCGACATGGAAGATCATCATGGACGAGACCTTCGCCGCCTTTAGCACGCTCGGCTGGGACAAGATCACCGCTATCGAGACGCCGGACGACCACACTGTGGTGATGAAGACGAGCGAGCGCTACGCCCCGTTCATGTCCTACGTCGCGGTCACGGCCATCAGCCCCAAACACCTGATCGAGAAGGGTGTGGACTGGTTCAAGCAGGAGTTCGGCAGGAGACCGATCGGCACCGGACCCTACAAGCTCACGCGGTGGGAGACCGGCCAGTTCATCGAGCTGGAGAAGTTCGCCGACTATTGGGGCGGCGCGCCGAAGCTCGACAAGGTCATCATCAAGATCGTCCCCGACGACAACACGCTGATGGTGCAGCTCACTACCGGCGAAGTGCAGTTGACCGACGCGGTGAGCGCGGCGCGCATCGAAGAGGCACGCAAGCTGCCCAACAGCGTGGTGCTCACCCGCGATGGGTTGGAGTGGACGCACATGGATCTCAAGAACATCGGCTTCCTGATGGACAAGCGCGTGCGCCAGGCACTGGACTACGCCACGCCCAAGCAGCAGATCGTGGACCGGCTGCTGGGTGGGTTGGCCACCATCAGCATCGGCGATCAAGCGCCCGGCACGCCCTACTTCAACCCCAACATCAAGCCGCGCCCCTACGATCTGCAGGCGGCGGCACGACTGCTGGAGGAGGCCGGATTCAAGAAGAACGTCCAGGGCATCCTGGAGAAGGATGGCCAGCCCTTCGTCATCGAGCACTGGATCGTGGCCGGCGACCAGCTCAATAAGCAAATCCAGCAGGTCATCGCCGCGAGCTGGCGCCAACTCGGCATTGACGTGCAGGAGCGCGAGGAGGACATCAAGACGATCTGGGGCCCGAACGGATACCAGTTCACGCAGGCGATGACGGCGGGGATGTATTCGTGGACGAACGCTAACGACCCTGACAACATGTTCTACTGGCATTCGTCTCAGATTCCGTCCGACCCGACCGGCACCGGCGGCAACCTACCGGCCTACTTCAACCCATACGAGCAGCAGGCCAAGATAGACGAACTGACGGCCGCCGGCGCAGCCGAAATAGATCCGGAGAAGCGCAAGCAGATCTATTGGCAGATCCAGGAGCTGCTGTTCGAGGAGACGCCGGTGATCTTCATGTACTGGCCGAAGCGCATCTACGTGGCGCCGAAGAACCTAACCGGCTTCAACCCGAACACCTTCAACTTCCTGTTGTGGGACGTCGAAAACTGGGCCTTCGCGAATTGA
- a CDS encoding alpha-amylase: MIETPHWVRHAIFYQIFPDRFAKSDHVPKPSNLEPWEEKPTHYGFKGGDLLGVVERLDYLQDLGINAIYFCPIFQSTANHRYHTHDYYRVDPILGGDSAFRSLLDEAHRRDIRIIIDGVFNHASRGFYQFNHALENGAASPYLDWFYIRGFPLHAYEGKPINYDAWWGIPALPKLNTNTPAVREFIFGVAEHWIRFGADGWRLDVPAEIDDDAFWREFRRRVKSVNPDAYLVGEIWHPAQRWLQGDQFDAVMNYLFTQACIGFFIGEAMDTNLTSGVGYAPVPVLDAPAFARALTHTLNLYDENVCAVQMNLLDSHDTARFLSIAGGDLAALKLATLCQMTFPGAPSIYYGDEVGMLGGKDPDCRRAFIWDEATWNTELRDYFKRCIALRKRYRALRDGAFKVLFAEGKVIAYLRTWGDEKLIVALNSGPAAATLDIVVGDLLPEGAALRGELGKRASYTVTDGVLRHVSVPRRDGLVLRHLTT, translated from the coding sequence ATGATCGAAACGCCACATTGGGTCCGACACGCCATCTTCTATCAAATCTTCCCCGATCGCTTCGCCAAGAGCGATCATGTTCCGAAGCCGAGCAACCTAGAGCCGTGGGAAGAGAAGCCGACGCACTACGGCTTCAAGGGCGGCGACTTACTGGGTGTCGTCGAACGGCTCGATTACTTGCAAGACCTGGGTATCAATGCCATCTACTTCTGCCCGATCTTTCAATCCACCGCCAATCACCGCTACCATACGCATGACTACTATCGCGTGGATCCGATCCTCGGCGGCGACTCGGCCTTCCGGTCGCTGCTCGACGAGGCGCACCGGCGCGACATCCGCATCATCATTGACGGTGTGTTCAACCATGCCAGCCGGGGCTTCTACCAGTTCAACCACGCGCTGGAGAACGGCGCCGCCTCGCCCTATCTCGACTGGTTCTACATCCGCGGCTTCCCGTTACACGCCTACGAAGGCAAGCCGATCAACTACGACGCGTGGTGGGGCATTCCGGCCTTGCCCAAGCTGAACACCAACACGCCGGCGGTGCGCGAGTTCATCTTCGGTGTGGCCGAACACTGGATTCGCTTCGGCGCAGATGGCTGGCGGTTGGATGTGCCGGCTGAGATAGACGACGACGCATTCTGGCGCGAGTTCCGCCGGCGCGTGAAGAGCGTCAATCCCGATGCCTACCTCGTCGGCGAGATCTGGCATCCGGCGCAGCGCTGGCTGCAGGGCGACCAGTTCGATGCCGTGATGAACTACCTGTTTACACAAGCCTGCATCGGCTTCTTCATCGGCGAAGCGATGGACACCAATCTGACGTCGGGCGTCGGCTATGCGCCGGTGCCGGTGCTGGACGCGCCGGCGTTTGCGCGCGCGCTCACACACACGCTCAACCTATACGATGAGAACGTGTGCGCCGTGCAGATGAACCTGCTCGACAGCCACGACACGGCGCGGTTTTTGTCCATCGCCGGCGGCGATCTCGCCGCGCTCAAGTTAGCCACGCTGTGTCAGATGACCTTCCCCGGCGCACCCTCGATCTACTACGGCGACGAGGTCGGCATGTTGGGCGGCAAAGACCCGGACTGCCGACGCGCATTCATCTGGGATGAAGCGACCTGGAACACCGAGCTGCGCGACTACTTCAAACGCTGCATCGCGCTGCGCAAGCGCTATCGCGCCCTGCGCGACGGCGCGTTCAAAGTGCTCTTCGCCGAGGGCAAGGTGATCGCGTATCTGCGCACATGGGGTGACGAAAAGCTCATAGTTGCGTTAAACTCAGGGCCAGCCGCCGCGACGCTGGATATCGTCGTCGGCGACCTGTTGCCGGAGGGCGCAGCCCTGCGGGGGGAACTGGGCAAGCGCGCCAGCTATACCGTGACCGACGGCGTATTGCGCCACGTGTCCGTTCCCAGGCGCGATGGTCTCGTCCTCAGGCATTTGACAACATGA